The nucleotide sequence CATGTAAATCCTGTTTTCTCTCTGAACATCAATCAAATACTTAGCATGACATAAAGGAAACAAAATTGTCCACAGATGTATATGGGGATATACTATAAATTATGAATGAAGCCCAAAATAAGCAAATGTTATCAAAGACTTCTCCTACCCTACAAGCCTTAATCCCAATAAACTACAACTATAAATTCAATACAAAAACAGCACAAACTCTTTGCCTGGTAAtgaccaacaaaaaaaaaaaggaagttgCCGACATAAACTATCTTCTCGTTCAACAGCCTGAGGAAGCAAAACATGCCATTTGACTTAAAACATAGCCCCCTTCTGATATAACTATAGAGAACAATGAGTCGATTTACCCATTTATTTTCACAGGAAGCAAAAGTACCTCCTCATACCTGAAAGAATGTCATATATGTAGTTCTAGTTTTCCAATAATATCTGGTTCAAACCTCTCAGCTTACGGATGACAGGAAGATGATGGTGTAACTTCCGACAAGAGGCTAGCGCGATAGATGAGGTAAACTCAATTAAGATTTTTCACATAACTGAGATGAGCATTAACAGTAAAGCTCCACCTTTCTTCTTGTGTCAAGAAGAATGCACAGCCAGCCGCTGAAGATGCTCAAAGAACACTTGAAGACTCACGTCATCTGTAAAGATCACGTCTGATCCAGCTGCCATATCGTTTGCATTATTGTACGTGGCAGATGGATTCAACTTTGCCAACAGGAATCTTGCCTGTACAACACGAGTGAAATGATGTCATCTCCTAATGACGAACTTACAATTGATCCTACATCTCAATAGGCACGGGGGCCCTTGCACACTGCACAAGGCAACAATGTTTGAAAAAAAGAATGCATTTGTTACCTGAGAGCCATGCTGATCACATACTACCAGTCTTGGAACAGGAAACCTCTCGCGGATGATTGTTTGGGCCTCATCATGGGGAACTTGCAACAGTTGTGCAAATGCCTGAAAAGGGGAGGAATGGAAAAAAGAATACATATTTGTGTTTGTTTCATGATCACGTTATGAAAATACATCATATGCTGCTAGTACAGCACAAATTCTGTATGCTTGAGGATGAAAAAGAGATTTCCAAGCCTTCCTCTTTCAAAGTGAGAGGCTGGTGAGACTGCTAACACACAGAATCTCATCATGAAGCACCGCAGACTGAAggtattacaacaacaacaacaacaaacccagtgtattcccacttagtggggtctggggggggtaagatgtacgcagtccatacctctacctctgatgaagtagaaaggctgtttccgaaagacccccggctcaagtcacgagatatcacacaaacacatagtacagcacagaagcagatgacataacatagatacggcacccataaggaatataaaacagagtaaagcaggaatgcaggaatatacagcggaggaaagcacacatattcgtaataaacatggaacacggaacacggaacattgaatacggaatcataacaggaatacacccccaccaatttattccctacactagcgacccgaactggccctaatcctctgccgtaattcgcatcttccataccttcctatctagggtcatgtcctcggtgagctgtaactgttccatgtcccgcctaatcacctcaccccagtacttcttcggtctacccctaccccgtctaaaaccatccaacgctagcctctcacacctacggaccggggcatccgtgcccctcctcttcacgtgtccgaaccatctcaatcgtgcttcccgcatcttacactccactgaaggtattacagaaaataaaattttaaaaaacttaacGGTATATGAGAGAAAAAGGTGAGGCATACCTGGTGCTCAGGCTGTTTCTGGTATCCCATGTTTCTCCATTGAGCTATTGTCATTCCGTGGAAAATAACTAcactaaaataagcatccaacaAGAGAATGCGATCAGCTGCAATGGATGCCACATCCAGCAAAGCAGGGGAAGGcagtgaattgaatgaaaatgccGTTAGTGTTGGCTGAATCATGACGGCAGCATTGCTTACGCCCTCTCGATTGAGCAACATGCGGAAATATGCTGTCTCGTCTGGACTGTTATTGAACACCTGTGGCAGACATACTTTAGTGAGAAACAAATACTTGTACGTCCATGACATCGAATTGTTACGTTAATGACATTGAGATAAGAAAGAACATCCTGAGCTATATTACTTGTAAGAATTGGGATCGCCGTAAATGAAACATGAATTGAGGGAACAATGAAAATGACGGATTCAAAGTGAATGAACTGGGGTCATCCTTCCAATAATCACCAAACTTGGCACACAGACGAATGAGAATACGATCTAGCCACCTTATGGCATCAAAATCTTCCTGAAATCAGTTAGCCATGATTTATCAATAAAACAGAAATGAGAATTGGGATATCATAGAAGTTCAAGCACTAGATGATAAACTACTCTAATATTTTACCAGAATGTATGTTTTAAGGAATAATTCTTCCCTACTTCAAGCATACTCAACTAGCCTTGTTACTTCACTATCTACCAAAGCATGACAAGgttcacaacaacaactactTACCCAGTTTAGTCCCACAAACGGGGTCTGAGAAAGGTAGAGTGAACGCAAAccctacctcagaggtagagaggctgtttttgaTGGACCCTTGACCAAAGCATGACAAGGTTACCGTGAGGAATTGAAAAGACCAACAAAGCAAAATGATGAAACTAAGTAGGCATTCACATGCATATCATTACCCTTGGAGTACAGTAAAAGTTTATGCAGAACTAAATAATAGTCTAGGAAAATCACCTCCGTTTCCATTTTGTAAGAAGTTAATCTAGCAACTACAACCGCAGCAGTCTCTTGATCAAACCCTTGCACTAATTCCTGAAAAAACAGTTTTTTTGCAGTTTCAGGATTAACAAACACTTGTATGCTTcccaaaaagttcaaacaatgagataaaaattcctcaagaaacttatttaaaaatgagataaaattcCTCTACTACTTGAAGCGAGAACAAGATCCGAAAGGTACATTCTCGTTCATCCAGATACCCTTCACAGGAAGCCCTTCTCACAGGACTTTAATACGAATAAAGAAATTTTATCAGCATAACAATTtccatatatataattaaattatggaCAAGCTTAATCTCCCTCTctctatttttacatttttttctttctattttttcttgtttcagGGGCCAGAGGAATTGAAGGTAATCAAAATCTTTTTTTGTCCTTTACGAAAGGAATGCAATCTCAAGTAAACAAAAAGAACTGCCTCACAACGCACAACTCAGAAGAATACCTGAAACCAGCAATAGAAATTGAAAGACAACATTATGCTTGAGGAAAGATATATTCAAATTTGGAGCTATACAAAAGAGAACAGCAATGGAATTTATTGTCcaataaataatatttctaacTCAAACTTTCAGTGTCGCACCTCATTGCTAACAGCAGCATCAACCCATCTTCTTGTAACAGTCGTGACTCGTAGTTTGGTTTGACCATCAGGGCTCTGGTAACTGTATTTACATCAAAGTCAACAATTTTAGATGCACAGTAACTCTTCTTTTCCTCTATATAGacttattcaaaaagaaaaacagTGTAACCTATCTATAAACAAAATCCCTGcgtaaaatatttttctagaaaaaaaatttaaggataAGAAAGAAATAGAGGGGAATGGTCCTAGTTTTCCAAGTACCTCGTGAGAAACTGTATGTACAATTGCGGATTTATATTGCCTGAGGGGTCTGATTTCTCACTAGATGAAACATCAAAGAAAACAGTTAAGCAAGTGTTTCTGTCGAGACCACACAGCTTCCAAGCTGTAGTATTCCCCTCACCAATAACTGTGTTGGAAACAGCAGGTCCTTTCTGCATAGCACCAAATGATCAAATATCAACTGTCAAAACTGTAACTGTAAGAGTTAATTTTCTTTTGCAGGGGAATAAGTTCACAAAATAGAACTTTAACTGTGTAACTTCGCAGAATACCCACTACTGATAATATGGTAAAAGTTAAGTAAACCAACCTTCTCTAAAGATGTGCATGGTCCAATTATCCCTTGAATTTTAATATCCTTGGAGCAGTTGATCTCTAATGTACCACTGAAACAATTTAATGTATCAGATTCATTGATAAATTAttgaattgaaaatataaaatgcatCTGTAGCAGTAGAGTCAGACTCCTACATTACGTCGTTATGTAGGCAATATTTATGCTGCACTAAGTACAACTAATATGAAATCAAATACATTCTTTAAGACTATAATTCACGAGAATCACTTGTTTAATACAAGTTCCCAACTTATCAAGGTATATCCTTATTGTGTTGAGGATGAATGTGGGGAAAAAAAGCACTCCAGGGTTTTGTATTTTATCATCATGGAGAATGCAATGAGAACTGTTAAGATTCAAAGTAGAAAGAAAAGTCAACTACACATAGAAAACGCCATAAACTTGTACTAATAAAACTTCCTCTCTAAGGTCTAACCACTCTGTCAAGTCCCTTAAGTGTGTTAACCCAACTAAGTCGATCAACTAGAGTGCGAGAATATCAAATGGTTTTTTTCACACTGCGCTTCTATGAAACTAAAAGTAAACCAAGTTGGGTATGCAATTTTCAAAAACTCAATCCACCAATCAACCACTATGAATCAAAAAATAGTTGAATATATGATATCTTCTGCTCTATTGGGGCACATTTCATTCTAACACCAAGcatgtaatatttttttgaagaCAAATCGGGAATTTCATAAATCTTAAGGTTCCCCAAATCTCACAGTTGTCTCTGCCTGAACATACTATAAGAGCAACAATAATTAAACCTTAATCTCCACTAGTTGGTATTAACACTATATGGATCCTTGCTTCAATTGTAATGTAACTTTTAGCTAAGTCTACATTGGTCCGTCTTTTGATCTAGACAAAGTATGAGCAGTCTAGTTTCCAACAAAAAGGAAAATGAGTAGCAACCCACAATGTCTCTAAATTGTAGTGTCGAATCATATCTAATTGAGCCTTCCACCCAGTTTCAGTGATATCTTCTCCTTGTTCCTGATTGCTGCTAGGGATTCATTCCCATAATGACCTCCATGTTTGGCGGGAACGGCCTTTTTATATGTAAGAAAGCTGGACATAAAGCTTTTATTcagctaaaatcaagccttaacATCATTATAGGTACCAAACAcgttattttttctatttatccaCTAAATTCATTAATAAATATGAACTGCATCAGTCACAGAACTGattctttttttaagaaataacgCATGAGCTGaatttgattatgatgactttctATCAAGATCACCAAATACACTCAGGACGACATGGTTACAGGCAAGAAAGTTGGACATAAGTTTTTAGTTTGATAATCAAGTACCATCTTTTCAGTTCCTTTCAGTTTTTTCATTGACTTCAATTGTACTGGATATGCACCGCCTCTTTAACAAGGCTGATCCTTTTTTATTCACAATTCATATATGTTGAGTACTTTAACCCATTCTCTACCGTTGTCATCATAAAATCCCCTTCAGTGGTATACAGCTTggaccccaaaaaataaaaacaaccttAAGGTAGATACTTTTCACTTTAGTGCCTCTTGCTAGAAAAAGTCCCGTCTATAAAGTTAAAAATGTTTGCACAGACAAAACAACCAATActgaaaaaaatagcaaaattagTGTCCTTCGCAAATGAGACAGAACAGGATAACATTTCAAGAAGCTCACTTGTAGGACAGCCCAAGAGACTGTTCACCATCTTCAAAGATGTGCTTGAAAGAATCTTTGAAAACAGAATGACCAAAGCTTTCTGCTAGAACAACTAATCCTCCTGTTTTTTCAATAGCTACTTTCATCTCAGCAACCCCAACCTGATACACAAAATTATTAGCGCAAAACAAAACATGACATCATCCGCTGCCAATTCATCAGCAGCATTAATCAGTCTAAAATTAACCCCAAACGTGACATGCATAATACACCCATatgcaaacaaaataaaaatacacgtGATAGAACTCAATATGCTAAGAGTTCAAATATAACATATGATGCTCAGATGTTGTAACATTTGTTCAATCAATTAACGAAAATACACATATGTCGTAGCTTTTACAGATCCAGCATAACTGTAAGCAGATCTCAGGATCAAATGCATGATTGGTAACTAATGAAACACCAGCACCTCATTTAAATGATTCAGTGACACATAACACACATGTCACCATGCCAAAGCCATTACGCAGACAAACCTGATCAAGTGCTGAAGCAAACACATCCAAGACATGACCTTGACTAACAAGCTGTTTTGCGAGTTCCTCGTAGAAATGAACTgcctttttaaaaaaaggtgCTGCATCCTTGTGAAGATCCTTATGAGAACGAACTGGTTCTGTTAGATCTTTCGACACAATCTGCAAAAACAAGGGGATAAGTCAGAGAGAAGGAAAAGCCATAGAAATTCATCAATAGAAAGGATTTAATTTACCAGGCAATAAATGGTGGTAGAGATAAAAACAGGAAACAATTGGTTTTTCTTCATTAAGAATCCAATGTCTTTCCGACTCAAAAATGTTTCAATAATATGGCTCTAGCCTCAAAATTTAGGCCAGCATCAGAGTGACTGCATTCTTTCATGAGCCTTGGGAGTAGGTAAAAAGAGCAGCAAGcgacaatttatttttattttttataaccgCGATGTCCGGTCAGCTTGCGCatacctcgactaattccacagcGTATCTACTACCTCCCACCAGTACAGGGTGTAACTTTATCCACCAGGGCTTGGATAGATGGGAAGAATACACCTGATGTTTTTTGTTTCCGCTGAGAATTGAACCAGAAACCTCATCATtgtcaacccacttcattgaccactaggccacacccttgggtgagGGAACAACCacattaatacaacaacaacaaatccagtgtgttcccacaaagtggagtttagggagggtaagatgtacgcagtccataccgctacctccgaagaagtagagaggttgtttccgatagacccccggctcaagataaagaatagtaaacgaGGGGTGTCATGCCTCGGCTCacgataaagaatagtaaacaaagtcGTAATGAAACAAACagcaggatggatgacataatagAAATAAGGAGTAAAATAGCAAATAAGGGCGGGTTCCGCAGTTAACTAAGAAGGCGATCGATTGGCTTGGAGAGGAAACCGGGGACTGAAAACTAAAAGGAGAGAACCCTTTCTTTCCTTCTTTACCCCGAACCCGCTCCTACTACTACTCTAGGGCTTGATCGACCCAACCACCTTTTGATCACCTTCAAAAACAAACCGGAATTCCGTCTTGAGAAAATGCGAGATAAGAGAAATAAGAGTACTACGAAATAAGGACtaagaaataggacacccaccaAGTAGGAACATACACACACAGACCAAAcacacccaccacacccaaactctcttggctacctatggacacagtccaaagaatactaacccggctacacaagaaaATCACCTAACTACTAGCTACAatccacacactcacactagccttctaccatTATCCGTgccctccacaccttcctatctagggtcatgtcctcagtaagttgtagctgctccatgtcatgtctaatcacctccctccagtattttttcggcctacctctacttctcctgaagccatccaaagctagcttctcacacctacgaactgggacatccgtgcccctcctcatcacatgcccaaaccatctcaatcttccttcccgcatcttatcctccaccgaagccactcccaccttatccAGGATAATCTCCTTCCTAACTcgatcccctctagtaagtccacacatccaacgcaacattctcatttccgccaccttcaatttttggatgtgggagttcttgaatagccaacactccgctccataaaGCATgaccggacg is from Capsicum annuum cultivar UCD-10X-F1 chromosome 5, UCD10Xv1.1, whole genome shotgun sequence and encodes:
- the LOC107871292 gene encoding protein transport protein SEC23 gives rise to the protein MAAPAELAQTDIEGIDGVRMTWNSWPRTKVEASKCVIPIASSIHLIRHHPDLATLPYPPLRCKTCTTVINPFARVDFQALIWICPFCFQRNHFPHHYSGMNEASVPAELYPQCTTIEYSIGAPRSDFGNYLPVYLFVLDTCMLEEELEYAKSGLKRAIDMLPDNAMVGFISYGTQVQVHELGFSDMSKVYVFRGSKELTKDQVLEQLGLGVARRGVVGGGVGGPNVGVTRFLLPASECEYTLNSLLDELSTDQWPVPQGNRALRCTGVALSVAAGLLGACMAGAGARIVALVGGPCTEGPGAIVSKDLTEPVRSHKDLHKDAAPFFKKAVHFYEELAKQLVSQGHVLDVFASALDQVGVAEMKVAIEKTGGLVVLAESFGHSVFKDSFKHIFEDGEQSLGLSYNGTLEINCSKDIKIQGIIGPCTSLEKKGPAVSNTVIGEGNTTAWKLCGLDRNTCLTVFFDVSSSEKSDPSGNINPQLYIQFLTSYQSPDGQTKLRVTTVTRRWVDAAVSNEELVQGFDQETAAVVVARLTSYKMETEEDFDAIRWLDRILIRLCAKFGDYWKDDPSSFTLNPSFSLFPQFMFHLRRSQFLQVFNNSPDETAYFRMLLNREGVSNAAVMIQPTLTAFSFNSLPSPALLDVASIAADRILLLDAYFSVVIFHGMTIAQWRNMGYQKQPEHQAFAQLLQVPHDEAQTIIRERFPVPRLVVCDQHGSQARFLLAKLNPSATYNNANDMAAGSDVIFTDDVSLQVFFEHLQRLAVHSS